One Mycolicibacterium fortuitum subsp. fortuitum genomic window carries:
- a CDS encoding dienelactone hydrolase family protein: MTPLQRYIAEEIATDHLDGLLSRREALRRLSLLGIGAAAAAALITACGETQQSSPGPSPSAAPETTTSRTASPPGLERALPTAAVRWAGPRGELQGAWAAAPQPRGAVLVIHENKGLTDHIRSIAGRFAGIGYPALAIDLLSAQGGTAAFADQAAATAALSKIEPPEFIADLRSGIEELQRRVPGHKVAAVGFCMGGGLVWRLLAAGTPALAAAVPFYGPAPDDPDFGASREAAVLAFYGALDQRVNATEPVVRGALEKAAMVHELITEPDANHAFFNDTGDRYNPVAAADAWHRVQDWFAAYLA; the protein is encoded by the coding sequence GTGACTCCACTGCAGCGCTACATCGCCGAGGAGATTGCGACCGACCACCTCGACGGTCTGTTGTCGCGCCGCGAGGCGTTGCGTCGCCTGAGCCTGTTGGGAATCGGCGCTGCCGCGGCGGCCGCGCTGATCACCGCCTGCGGCGAGACCCAGCAGTCTTCGCCAGGGCCATCGCCCAGTGCCGCACCGGAAACCACCACCTCGAGAACGGCCTCGCCCCCGGGCCTCGAACGCGCTCTGCCCACCGCCGCTGTCCGTTGGGCCGGTCCCCGCGGCGAACTACAGGGCGCCTGGGCCGCCGCGCCGCAACCCAGAGGCGCGGTGTTGGTCATCCACGAGAACAAGGGCCTCACCGATCACATCCGTTCAATCGCGGGCAGGTTCGCCGGCATCGGTTACCCGGCCCTGGCGATCGACCTGCTCTCAGCGCAGGGCGGCACCGCCGCGTTCGCCGATCAAGCTGCCGCAACCGCGGCGTTGAGCAAGATCGAACCGCCGGAGTTCATCGCCGACCTGCGTTCGGGAATCGAGGAGTTGCAGCGGCGCGTCCCCGGCCACAAGGTCGCCGCCGTCGGTTTCTGCATGGGCGGTGGGCTGGTCTGGAGACTGCTGGCCGCAGGCACTCCGGCGCTGGCCGCCGCGGTGCCGTTCTATGGCCCGGCTCCCGACGATCCGGATTTCGGTGCCTCCCGCGAGGCCGCCGTGCTCGCCTTCTACGGAGCCTTGGACCAGCGGGTCAACGCGACTGAACCGGTGGTACGCGGGGCGCTGGAAAAGGCCGCGATGGTGCACGAACTGATTACCGAACCCGACGCCAACCACGCGTTCTTCAACGACACCGGTGACCGTTACAACCCCGTTGCCGCGGCCGACGCCTGGCACCGCGTCCAGGACTGGTTCGCGGCTTACCTGGCCTGA
- a CDS encoding SDR family oxidoreductase codes for MAWSPDPDALRGRLAVVAGATRGAGRGIAAALGEAGATVVCTGRSSRCGNRDSDYHRPETIEETAELVTELGGFGVAVRVDHLDVTQVRMLAGRLKADYGHIDILVNDIWGAEVLKGPPDTWGRPMWQHDLDDGLRMLRLGLDTHLITSHCLLPLLADRPGGLLVEITDGTTEFNADNPRLSVFYDLVKNAVNRLAFSQGHELAAFGATAAAVTPGWLRSEMMLDNYGVREANWRCALDLARTDGYPAAPPGFAESESPRFVGRGIAAIAADPRRAEWNQRSVSSAALARHYRFTDLDGRVPDAWAPL; via the coding sequence ATGGCCTGGTCACCCGATCCGGATGCGCTGCGAGGACGGCTCGCGGTGGTTGCCGGCGCCACGCGGGGTGCGGGGCGGGGTATCGCCGCAGCGCTGGGCGAAGCCGGCGCGACGGTGGTGTGCACGGGCCGCAGCAGCAGGTGCGGCAACCGCGACTCTGATTACCACCGGCCGGAAACCATCGAGGAAACCGCCGAATTGGTAACGGAGCTGGGTGGTTTCGGTGTCGCGGTCCGGGTCGACCACCTCGATGTGACGCAGGTGCGCATGCTGGCCGGGCGGCTCAAGGCCGACTACGGACACATCGACATCCTGGTCAACGACATCTGGGGCGCCGAAGTGCTCAAGGGTCCGCCGGACACCTGGGGGCGACCGATGTGGCAGCACGACCTCGACGACGGGTTACGGATGCTGCGGCTGGGGCTGGACACCCACCTGATCACGTCTCACTGCCTACTCCCCCTGCTGGCCGACCGACCCGGTGGGCTGTTGGTCGAGATCACCGACGGGACAACAGAATTCAATGCGGACAATCCGAGACTCTCGGTGTTCTACGACCTGGTCAAGAATGCGGTCAACCGACTGGCCTTCAGCCAAGGACACGAACTCGCCGCATTCGGCGCCACGGCCGCGGCAGTGACGCCGGGGTGGTTGCGCTCGGAGATGATGCTCGACAACTACGGGGTCAGGGAGGCCAACTGGCGATGCGCCTTGGATCTTGCCCGTACGGACGGCTATCCGGCGGCGCCGCCCGGATTCGCCGAATCCGAGTCGCCCCGTTTCGTCGGCCGCGGCATCGCCGCGATCGCCGCCGACCCGCGTCGGGCCGAGTGGAACCAGCGTTCGGTCAGCTCGGCCGCACTGGCGCGCCACTACCGTTTCACCGACCTCGACGGCCGCGTTCCTGACGCTTGGGCTCCGTTATAA
- a CDS encoding N-acyl-D-amino-acid deacylase family protein: MSFDTIIRNGRWFDGTGAPSAVRNIGIRDGHVVAISPDRLDETDCPQVIDASDKWVIPGMLDIHTHYDVEVLGGPSLSESLRHGVTTAMLGSCSLSTVHVDGVDAGDLFGRVEAIPRDQVIAAVDANKTWTNCDEYVAALESLPLGPNLAAFIGHSDMRTAVMGLDRATRKDQRPTAAEQARMEQMLKEALDAGFVGMSSQQLLFDKIDGDTCRSRTLPSTYAKPRELRRLKSMLRRTGRVLQSGPDIQNPLNLASQVAQSLGLFRKQLKTSLLSAADIKANPYAIWMMGPLAKAANALGGNFRWQHLPVPFEVYADGIDLVVFEEFGSGAAALHLRDEVERNELLRDESYRRKFRKDYDSKFGVRVWHRDFFDAEIVACPDSSVVGKTFGQVGQERGELHPVDAFLDLVLEHGTAIRWRTTISNHRPEVLKKLARDPGIQLGFSDAGAHLRNMAFYNMGLRLLRHVRDAERAGTPFMSVEQAVHRLTGELADWYRIDAGHLRIGDRADVVVIDPEHLDESLDAYAEEVVDHYGGLSRMVNRNDDTVTAVLVGGRTVFADGALTDLVGNRRTGQFLRAAHRVPSIPSEDGELTSVR; the protein is encoded by the coding sequence GTGAGCTTCGACACAATCATTCGCAACGGCCGGTGGTTCGACGGGACCGGCGCGCCGTCCGCCGTGCGCAATATCGGAATTCGTGACGGGCACGTGGTTGCCATTTCTCCGGACCGTCTCGACGAGACGGACTGCCCGCAGGTCATCGACGCCAGCGACAAGTGGGTCATCCCCGGGATGTTGGACATCCACACGCACTACGACGTCGAAGTGCTGGGAGGTCCGTCGCTGTCGGAGTCACTGCGCCATGGCGTGACCACCGCGATGCTCGGCTCCTGCTCACTGTCCACCGTCCATGTCGACGGTGTCGATGCGGGCGACCTGTTCGGCCGCGTCGAGGCGATCCCGCGCGACCAGGTGATCGCCGCCGTCGACGCCAATAAAACCTGGACCAACTGCGATGAATACGTGGCGGCGCTCGAATCCCTGCCGCTCGGGCCCAACCTGGCCGCGTTCATCGGGCACTCCGACATGCGGACCGCGGTGATGGGGCTCGACCGTGCCACCCGTAAGGACCAGCGGCCGACAGCCGCCGAGCAGGCCCGCATGGAGCAGATGCTCAAAGAGGCCCTCGACGCCGGATTCGTCGGAATGTCCTCCCAACAGCTACTTTTCGACAAGATCGACGGCGACACCTGCCGGTCACGGACCCTGCCGTCCACCTACGCCAAACCCCGGGAGCTGCGCCGCCTCAAGTCGATGCTGCGGCGCACGGGCCGGGTGCTGCAATCCGGTCCCGACATTCAGAATCCCCTCAACCTCGCCTCGCAGGTCGCTCAGTCTCTCGGGCTGTTCCGCAAGCAGTTGAAGACGAGCCTGCTCTCGGCCGCCGACATCAAGGCCAATCCGTACGCGATCTGGATGATGGGGCCGCTGGCCAAGGCCGCGAACGCATTGGGCGGGAACTTCCGGTGGCAGCATCTGCCGGTGCCGTTCGAGGTGTACGCCGACGGTATCGACCTCGTGGTGTTCGAGGAATTCGGTTCCGGCGCAGCGGCACTCCACCTGCGGGACGAGGTCGAGCGCAACGAACTGCTGCGCGACGAGTCCTACCGGCGCAAGTTCCGCAAGGACTACGACAGCAAATTCGGTGTGCGGGTCTGGCACCGCGACTTCTTCGATGCCGAAATCGTCGCCTGCCCCGACAGTTCCGTGGTCGGCAAGACCTTCGGCCAGGTCGGGCAGGAGCGCGGCGAGCTCCATCCGGTTGACGCCTTCCTGGATCTGGTGCTCGAGCACGGCACCGCGATCCGCTGGCGGACCACCATCTCCAACCACCGCCCCGAGGTGCTGAAGAAGTTGGCCCGCGATCCCGGTATCCAGCTCGGGTTCTCCGACGCCGGCGCTCACCTGCGGAACATGGCCTTCTACAACATGGGACTGCGCCTGCTGCGGCACGTCCGCGACGCGGAGCGGGCCGGCACGCCGTTCATGTCGGTCGAGCAGGCCGTACACCGACTCACCGGCGAGCTCGCCGACTGGTATCGGATCGACGCCGGCCATCTGCGCATCGGGGACCGCGCCGATGTCGTGGTCATCGACCCGGAGCATCTCGACGAGTCCCTCGATGCCTACGCCGAAGAGGTTGTCGATCACTACGGCGGCTTGTCCCGCATGGTCAACCGCAACGACGACACCGTCACCGCGGTGCTCGTCGGTGGGCGCACCGTGTTCGCCGACGGTGCGCTGACCGACCTGGTGGGCAATCGGCGCACCGGCCAGTTCCTGCGGGCCGCACACCGCGTCCCGTCGATCCCCTCCGAAGATGGTGAGTTGACCAGTGTCCGTTGA
- a CDS encoding nuclear transport factor 2 family protein — protein sequence MWKALSERDWEMLKTYLSDDCIYLDMPVGPAAAAKGPEDIVKRLKIGLEPLASYENFPGLLVDNGRDAMYEHHEEWHWATGESAVLKFVTVHRVENGKVTLWKDYWDMGALANHAPPDWLENFATADMSWVFDATGLV from the coding sequence ATGTGGAAGGCGCTGTCGGAACGTGACTGGGAGATGCTCAAGACCTACCTGTCCGACGACTGCATCTATCTCGACATGCCCGTGGGCCCCGCCGCGGCCGCCAAAGGACCCGAAGACATCGTCAAGCGACTCAAGATCGGTCTCGAGCCGCTGGCGTCCTACGAGAACTTCCCCGGACTCCTGGTGGACAACGGCCGCGACGCGATGTACGAGCATCATGAGGAATGGCACTGGGCCACAGGCGAATCCGCGGTGCTGAAGTTCGTCACCGTGCATCGGGTCGAGAACGGCAAGGTGACACTGTGGAAGGACTACTGGGACATGGGTGCCCTGGCCAACCACGCCCCGCCGGACTGGCTGGAGAACTTCGCCACCGCCGACATGTCGTGGGTGTTCGACGCCACCGGGTTGGTCTGA
- a CDS encoding VOC family protein yields MIGSLRSVVLDCRDPHALAGFYAELLGGDVAVEDDTWVVVTDPAGRRLACQYSPQHEPPVFPDPRGSQQIHLDIQVDDPDAAQRQVLALGATRVTDAVGERLFRVFRDPAGHPFCLVWGID; encoded by the coding sequence ATGATCGGAAGCCTTCGCTCAGTCGTGCTCGACTGCCGGGACCCTCATGCGCTCGCCGGCTTTTACGCCGAACTGCTCGGCGGTGACGTGGCGGTCGAGGACGACACGTGGGTGGTCGTCACAGACCCGGCGGGCAGGCGGTTGGCCTGCCAGTACTCACCGCAGCACGAGCCGCCCGTCTTCCCCGATCCGCGGGGGTCGCAGCAGATTCATCTGGACATCCAGGTGGACGACCCGGATGCGGCCCAGCGCCAAGTGTTGGCGCTGGGCGCAACTCGCGTCACCGACGCCGTCGGCGAGAGGTTGTTCCGGGTGTTCCGGGATCCGGCCGGCCACCCGTTCTGTCTGGTGTGGGGGATCGACTGA
- a CDS encoding carboxymuconolactone decarboxylase family protein: MSRIGEFPDDDVAGWILKSPEIGTAMANFTNAVYTKGRLPLRVRELARMVIALNNECVVCQNTRDSDGAAAGVDEDLYDHAAEWRTWPGYSAQERIAAEFAERFASDHTGLRDDEDFWERAGEQFDAELLTDLALSCAMWLGMGRMLRTLDIGQTCKITL, translated from the coding sequence ATGAGCCGTATCGGAGAGTTTCCCGACGACGACGTGGCCGGTTGGATCCTGAAGTCCCCCGAGATCGGTACCGCCATGGCCAACTTCACCAACGCGGTGTACACCAAGGGCCGGTTGCCCCTGCGGGTACGGGAACTCGCCCGCATGGTCATAGCCCTCAACAACGAGTGCGTGGTGTGTCAGAACACCCGGGACTCCGACGGTGCCGCAGCGGGGGTGGACGAGGATCTCTACGATCACGCCGCCGAGTGGCGGACCTGGCCGGGCTACAGCGCGCAGGAGCGTATCGCCGCCGAGTTCGCCGAGCGCTTCGCCTCCGATCACACCGGGCTGCGCGACGACGAGGACTTCTGGGAGCGGGCCGGTGAGCAGTTCGATGCCGAGCTGCTCACCGATCTGGCGCTGTCGTGTGCGATGTGGCTCGGTATGGGCCGGATGCTGCGCACCCTCGACATCGGTCAAACCTGCAAGATCACGCTGTAG
- a CDS encoding MDR family MFS transporter, with protein MSGPTTAEQSTGGTILSVRRRNLVFVAVLLGMLLASLNQTIVATALPTVVADLGGAGHQAWVVTSYLLASTVVTAIVGKVGDIFGRKVVYQAAVLCFLIGSVLSGLSGSMAMLVAARALQGIGGGAIMVTSSALIAEVIPLRDRGRYQGALGAVFGVTTVAGPLLGGFVTDHLGWRWAFWLSIPVGVVVLIVAAATIPAVAARGARPVIDYAGIVWVGIGASGLTLATSLGGELAWTSPTIIGLVIGSVLALAMFVRAETRAAEPILPMRLFRNPVFTMCCVLSLVVGFAMLGALTFMPTFMQFVDGVSPSESGLRTMPMVLGLLITSTVSGSLVGRTGRYKIYPIAGTAIMLVGFVLLSRMNAATPIPIQSLYLLILGAGIGMCMQVLVLIVQNTSDFGDLGVATSGVTFFRTIGSSFGAAIFGSLFAGFLSDRLPGALASSGAPAVAGDSPKALHELPPEVAAPIVNAYAQALDLVFLCAAPVALIGLIVALFLKEVPLLEAEATMAADLGEGFGMPSSESADQVLETVVSRLMRSSPEIRLRNVAGGPGCELDVAGLWALLKIYRHGQIFGSARLSEIADRLVVPFEVLEPTFNRLVQDGYVLRTGDNLWLTQAGVRQVDGVSAALVGRIVEKLAESPTFEGRPDRAQVEAALERIAHRVVVQRDWGDDDRTPALTGSGTKN; from the coding sequence ATGTCCGGCCCGACAACAGCAGAGCAGTCGACCGGCGGCACGATCCTGAGCGTGCGCAGGCGCAACCTGGTGTTCGTCGCAGTGCTGCTCGGCATGCTGCTGGCCTCGCTCAACCAGACGATCGTCGCCACCGCCCTTCCGACCGTCGTCGCCGACCTGGGCGGTGCCGGTCACCAGGCGTGGGTGGTGACCAGCTACCTCCTGGCCTCCACGGTGGTCACGGCCATCGTCGGCAAGGTCGGCGACATCTTCGGCCGGAAGGTGGTGTACCAGGCTGCGGTCCTGTGCTTCTTGATCGGATCGGTCCTCAGCGGTCTGTCGGGATCGATGGCCATGCTGGTGGCGGCGCGGGCGCTGCAGGGGATCGGCGGCGGCGCGATCATGGTGACGTCCTCGGCGCTCATCGCCGAGGTGATCCCACTACGCGACCGGGGGCGCTATCAGGGTGCGCTCGGGGCGGTGTTCGGGGTCACGACCGTGGCCGGCCCGCTGCTGGGAGGCTTCGTCACCGATCATCTCGGCTGGCGCTGGGCGTTCTGGCTCAGCATCCCGGTGGGCGTGGTCGTCCTGATCGTGGCGGCCGCGACGATCCCGGCAGTGGCGGCCCGCGGCGCTCGCCCGGTGATCGATTACGCGGGAATCGTGTGGGTCGGGATCGGGGCGTCGGGTCTCACGCTGGCCACCAGCTTGGGTGGCGAACTGGCGTGGACCTCGCCGACGATCATCGGGCTCGTCATCGGTTCTGTGCTTGCGCTGGCGATGTTCGTCCGGGCGGAAACCAGGGCGGCCGAACCGATTCTGCCGATGCGGCTGTTCCGCAATCCGGTGTTCACCATGTGCTGCGTGCTGTCGCTGGTCGTCGGTTTCGCCATGCTGGGTGCCTTGACGTTCATGCCCACCTTCATGCAGTTCGTCGACGGCGTATCACCGTCGGAATCCGGGCTGCGCACGATGCCGATGGTTCTCGGGCTGCTGATCACCTCAACCGTCAGCGGCAGCCTGGTCGGGCGCACCGGCCGGTACAAGATCTACCCGATCGCCGGCACGGCGATCATGCTCGTCGGGTTCGTGCTGCTGTCCCGCATGAACGCCGCCACACCGATCCCGATCCAGTCGCTGTACCTGCTCATCCTGGGTGCCGGGATCGGCATGTGCATGCAGGTACTCGTCCTGATCGTGCAGAACACGTCCGACTTCGGCGATCTGGGTGTGGCCACCTCGGGGGTGACGTTCTTCCGCACCATCGGCAGTTCCTTCGGCGCGGCCATCTTCGGCTCGTTGTTCGCCGGTTTCCTCTCGGACCGCCTGCCCGGTGCGCTCGCCTCCAGTGGTGCGCCGGCGGTGGCCGGTGATTCACCCAAGGCATTGCACGAGCTACCGCCCGAGGTTGCCGCGCCGATCGTCAACGCTTATGCGCAAGCACTGGACCTGGTGTTCCTGTGCGCCGCGCCGGTGGCACTGATCGGCCTGATCGTCGCACTTTTCCTCAAAGAGGTGCCTCTGTTGGAGGCGGAGGCGACAATGGCGGCCGACCTCGGTGAGGGCTTCGGCATGCCGAGCTCCGAATCGGCGGATCAGGTACTCGAGACCGTGGTCAGCCGGCTGATGCGCAGCTCACCGGAGATCCGGTTGCGGAATGTGGCCGGCGGTCCGGGGTGCGAGCTGGACGTTGCCGGCTTGTGGGCGCTGCTCAAGATCTATCGGCACGGCCAGATCTTCGGTTCGGCTCGGCTGAGCGAGATCGCCGATCGCCTGGTCGTGCCGTTCGAGGTGCTCGAGCCCACCTTCAACCGGTTGGTGCAGGACGGCTACGTGTTGCGGACCGGGGACAACCTTTGGCTGACCCAGGCCGGCGTGCGGCAGGTCGACGGGGTCTCGGCGGCACTGGTGGGACGAATCGTCGAGAAACTGGCCGAATCGCCGACGTTCGAAGGCCGCCCGGACCGGGCCCAGGTGGAGGCTGCCCTCGAGCGCATCGCGCATCGGGTCGTGGTGCAACGCGACTGGGGAGACGACGACCGGACCCCTGCGCTGACCGGCTCGGGAACCAAAAACTAG
- the bfr gene encoding bacterioferritin: MQGDPDVLKLLNEQLTSELTAINQYFLHSKMQDNWGFTELAEHTRAESFEEMRHAETITDRILLLDGLPNYQRLFSLRVGQTLREQFEADLAIEYEVVARLKPGIIMCREKQDATSAGILEKILADEEGHIDYLETQLELMDKLGEALYAAQCVSRPPQ; this comes from the coding sequence ATGCAAGGCGATCCAGATGTTCTGAAATTGCTCAACGAGCAATTGACGAGCGAACTCACTGCAATTAACCAATATTTCCTGCATTCGAAGATGCAAGATAATTGGGGATTCACCGAGCTGGCCGAACACACCCGCGCCGAGTCTTTCGAAGAGATGCGGCATGCGGAGACCATCACCGACCGAATCCTGCTCTTGGATGGTCTGCCCAACTATCAGCGGTTGTTTTCGCTGCGTGTCGGCCAGACCCTTCGGGAACAGTTCGAGGCCGACCTGGCGATCGAGTACGAAGTGGTGGCGCGCCTCAAGCCGGGGATAATCATGTGCCGCGAAAAGCAGGACGCCACTTCCGCGGGGATTCTGGAGAAGATCCTGGCCGACGAGGAAGGTCACATCGATTACCTGGAGACCCAGCTCGAGCTCATGGACAAGCTCGGTGAAGCGCTCTATGCGGCGCAGTGCGTGTCGCGGCCGCCGCAATAA
- a CDS encoding (2Fe-2S)-binding protein codes for MFVCLCTGATSQVVNEIVESGATTSKEVAEACGAGADCGRCRRTIRAIIAAHQAAEGCPTQFNGCPSRATR; via the coding sequence ATGTTCGTCTGCCTGTGTACCGGCGCGACCAGCCAGGTCGTCAACGAGATCGTGGAGTCCGGCGCCACCACCTCCAAAGAGGTGGCCGAGGCCTGTGGTGCCGGCGCCGACTGCGGACGGTGCCGCCGCACCATCCGCGCCATCATCGCCGCCCATCAGGCGGCCGAAGGATGCCCCACCCAGTTCAACGGATGCCCGTCACGGGCCACCCGCTAG
- a CDS encoding enoyl-CoA hydratase/isomerase family protein: MTLLIEDTNRVRTLTLNRPDALNAFNEALYDETTRALRAAADDPDVAVVLLTGAGRAFSAGNDLVEMQARITNPEFTAGEHGFYGMIEVIADFPKPLICAVNGVGVGIGATILGYADLTFMSSAARLKCPFTSLGVAPEAASSYLMPRLLGRQNAAWLLMSSEWVSAAEALEMGLVWKVCEPDDLLAEARRHAEILAAKPISSLVAVKQSMVAPIRAQISAAVEREKALFVELVGAAANVDALAQFADRKR; this comes from the coding sequence ATGACCCTGCTGATCGAGGACACCAACCGGGTTCGCACGCTGACCCTCAACCGTCCGGATGCGCTCAATGCGTTCAACGAGGCGCTGTATGACGAGACGACCCGCGCGCTGCGGGCCGCGGCCGACGATCCCGACGTGGCGGTGGTGCTGCTGACCGGGGCAGGCCGGGCGTTCAGTGCGGGCAACGACCTCGTCGAGATGCAGGCCCGCATCACCAACCCGGAGTTCACCGCGGGCGAGCACGGGTTCTACGGGATGATCGAGGTCATCGCGGATTTCCCCAAGCCGTTGATCTGCGCGGTCAACGGTGTCGGCGTGGGCATCGGCGCCACGATCCTCGGATATGCCGACCTCACCTTCATGTCGTCGGCGGCCCGGTTGAAGTGTCCGTTCACCAGCCTCGGAGTGGCTCCTGAGGCGGCCTCCTCATACCTCATGCCGCGGTTGCTGGGCAGGCAGAATGCCGCCTGGCTGCTGATGTCTTCTGAGTGGGTGAGCGCAGCCGAGGCCCTTGAGATGGGCCTGGTATGGAAAGTCTGCGAGCCTGACGATCTGCTGGCCGAAGCCAGGCGTCATGCAGAAATCCTTGCAGCCAAGCCGATTTCGAGCCTGGTTGCGGTCAAGCAGTCGATGGTGGCACCGATCCGCGCCCAGATCTCGGCGGCGGTGGAGCGGGAGAAGGCGTTGTTCGTCGAACTGGTGGGTGCAGCGGCCAACGTCGACGCGTTGGCCCAATTCGCCGACCGCAAGCGCTAG